The proteins below are encoded in one region of Micromonospora pisi:
- the rpmF gene encoding 50S ribosomal protein L32, whose protein sequence is MAVPKRRTSRANTRHRRAQWKASPPTLVTCPCPRQEKVLPHRACAHCGLYKGRQVVGEG, encoded by the coding sequence ATGGCCGTACCCAAGCGCCGTACCTCGCGCGCTAACACCAGGCACCGTCGCGCCCAGTGGAAGGCGAGCCCGCCCACCCTGGTCACCTGCCCGTGCCCCCGGCAGGAGAAGGTGCTGCCGCACCGGGCCTGCGCCCACTGCGGTCTCTACAAGGGTCGTCAGGTGGTGGGGGAGGGATGA
- a CDS encoding polysaccharide deacetylase family protein codes for MSDPTRRPGRRAALMATLGTAVANAVPAVTVLPRVRLRLFPRLSGFGTTDHVALTFDDGPDPASTPRFAEALAAHQVRATFFLLGSTLADAPSVGRDLAAAGHEVAVHGWAHRNLLLRGPYATHHDLARTRDLVRETTGQTPRFYRPPYGVLSASALLAARRLALSPVLWTCWGRDWTRTATPASVLATLRTGLAGGGTILLHDSDCASAPGAWRSSLAALPYLLDECARRGWRVGPLGEHGLPPRRAARVSAPGPVPHPE; via the coding sequence ATGAGCGACCCGACCCGCCGCCCCGGTCGACGGGCCGCCCTGATGGCCACGCTCGGCACCGCCGTGGCGAACGCCGTCCCCGCGGTGACCGTGCTGCCCCGGGTCCGGCTGCGACTCTTTCCCCGGCTCAGCGGATTCGGTACGACCGACCACGTGGCGCTGACCTTCGACGACGGGCCGGACCCGGCCTCCACGCCCCGGTTCGCCGAAGCGCTCGCCGCACACCAGGTACGGGCGACGTTCTTCCTGCTCGGCTCGACCCTCGCCGACGCGCCCTCGGTGGGGCGGGACCTCGCCGCGGCCGGGCACGAGGTGGCCGTACACGGTTGGGCGCACCGGAACCTGCTGCTGCGCGGCCCGTACGCGACCCATCATGACCTGGCCCGGACCCGGGACCTGGTACGGGAGACGACCGGCCAGACGCCACGCTTCTACCGGCCGCCCTACGGGGTGTTGAGCGCGTCGGCCCTGCTCGCGGCGAGACGGCTGGCGCTGAGCCCGGTGCTCTGGACCTGCTGGGGGCGGGACTGGACGCGTACCGCCACCCCGGCGTCGGTGCTCGCCACACTCCGGACCGGGCTCGCCGGGGGCGGCACCATCCTGCTGCACGACTCCGACTGCGCCTCCGCACCGGGCGCCTGGCGGTCGAGCCTGGCCGCGCTGCCGTACCTGCTGGACGAGTGCGCCCGGCGCGGGTGGCGGGTGGGTCCGCTCGGCGAGCACGGGTTGCCACCCCGCCGGGCGGCACGGGTCAGCGCACCCGGTCCCGTACCTCACCCGGAATGA
- a CDS encoding glycosyltransferase family 2 protein, translating to MALLSMIIPVYRVEEYLARCLDSILRQPFADFEVIAVDDASDDGCADILARYAATDPRLHVVTLDRNRGLGQARNAGLARATGTYVWFVDSDDWLPDGTLGAVADRLADTRPDLLVTGFSRIYWDGRVRIESVSRVVGPPGAPQVFTLADRPALLSVLHIACNKIVRRRFLTELGLCFGDGWYEDVSFSFPLMLAAERISLLDRDCYAYRQRRTGAITHTVSDRHFELFPHWDRVFAFMAARPEIRDGLRGLVFQRMVWHFLQVLGHAQRVPAARRREFFAAMVDRFRRYRPVAGYQVPSGAAGVKHRLIATGAYRLFEALRRANRVGGVLTRRQRTRVRSRARSHPAASVSAAAPTAVWPADEVIIPGEVRDRVR from the coding sequence GTGGCTCTGCTCAGCATGATCATCCCGGTCTACCGGGTCGAGGAGTACCTGGCCCGCTGTCTGGACTCGATCCTGCGGCAACCCTTCGCCGACTTCGAGGTGATCGCCGTCGACGACGCCTCGGACGACGGCTGTGCCGACATCCTGGCCCGGTACGCGGCGACCGACCCCCGCCTGCACGTGGTGACCCTGGACCGGAACCGGGGGCTGGGCCAGGCGCGCAATGCCGGCCTGGCCCGTGCGACCGGCACCTACGTCTGGTTCGTCGACAGCGACGACTGGCTGCCCGACGGCACCCTGGGCGCCGTCGCCGACCGGCTGGCCGACACCCGACCCGATCTGCTCGTGACCGGGTTCAGCCGGATCTACTGGGACGGCCGGGTCCGGATCGAGTCGGTGTCCCGGGTGGTCGGACCGCCCGGCGCGCCGCAGGTCTTCACCCTGGCGGACCGCCCCGCGCTCCTCTCCGTACTGCACATCGCCTGTAACAAGATCGTCCGACGGCGGTTCCTCACCGAACTCGGCCTCTGCTTCGGCGACGGCTGGTACGAGGACGTGTCGTTCAGCTTCCCGCTGATGTTGGCGGCGGAGCGGATCAGTCTGCTGGACCGGGACTGCTACGCCTACCGGCAGCGCCGTACCGGCGCGATCACGCACACGGTCAGCGATCGACACTTCGAACTTTTTCCGCACTGGGACCGGGTCTTCGCCTTCATGGCCGCCCGTCCGGAGATCCGGGACGGGTTGCGTGGACTGGTCTTCCAGCGGATGGTCTGGCACTTCCTCCAGGTGCTCGGGCACGCCCAGCGGGTGCCGGCGGCACGGCGCCGGGAGTTCTTCGCCGCCATGGTCGACCGGTTCCGCCGGTACCGGCCGGTCGCCGGCTACCAGGTTCCGTCGGGTGCCGCCGGGGTCAAGCACCGGCTCATCGCCACCGGGGCGTACCGCCTGTTCGAGGCGCTGCGCCGGGCGAACCGGGTCGGTGGCGTGCTCACCCGGCGGCAACGTACGCGGGTCCGCTCCCGGGCCCGGTCGCACCCGGCGGCATCGGTTTCGGCGGCGGCGCCGACCGCGGTCTGGCCGGCCGACGAAGTGATCATTCCGGGTGAGGTACGGGACCGGGTGCGCTGA
- a CDS encoding RidA family protein has translation MGDVQRRLESLGLSLPPALRPPPGVRLPFESVRLFGDRAVISGHGPQNPDGSIGGRLGRVGLDLDIADGYESARLTALSMLGSLHRALGDLDRIQAWVRIFGMVRGVPDFDQQPAVINGCSDLILEVFGPEVGAHARSAVGMAELPFGLPVEIEAEVVIRS, from the coding sequence ATGGGCGACGTACAGCGCAGGCTCGAATCGTTGGGGCTCAGCCTGCCGCCGGCCCTGCGACCACCGCCGGGAGTGCGGCTGCCGTTCGAGTCGGTCCGGCTCTTCGGCGACCGTGCCGTGATCTCCGGGCACGGGCCACAGAATCCGGACGGTTCGATCGGGGGGCGACTCGGCCGGGTGGGGCTGGACCTCGACATCGCCGACGGTTACGAGTCGGCCCGGCTGACCGCGCTGTCGATGCTCGGCAGCCTGCATCGCGCCCTCGGCGACCTCGACCGGATCCAGGCCTGGGTACGGATCTTCGGCATGGTCCGCGGCGTTCCGGACTTCGACCAGCAGCCCGCCGTCATCAACGGCTGTTCCGACCTGATCCTGGAGGTGTTCGGCCCGGAGGTCGGCGCGCACGCGCGCAGCGCGGTGGGCATGGCCGAGTTGCCGTTCGGCCTCCCGGTGGAGATCGAGGCCGAGGTCGTCATACGCTCCTGA
- a CDS encoding ribose-5-phosphate isomerase produces the protein MRVYLGSDHAGYELKVHLVNHLAKQGYEVVDVGPHVFDPDDDYPVFCLHTGDHVVDDVESLGVVIGGSGNGEQIAANKVAGVRAALAWSVETAQLSRQHNDANVIAVGARQHTLDEATAIVEAFLTTPFSGNERHARRIAQVTEYEETGALPSLPA, from the coding sequence ATGCGCGTCTACCTGGGATCCGACCACGCCGGTTACGAGTTGAAGGTGCACCTGGTCAACCACCTGGCCAAGCAGGGCTACGAGGTGGTCGACGTGGGGCCGCACGTGTTCGACCCGGACGACGACTACCCGGTGTTCTGCCTGCACACCGGCGACCACGTGGTCGACGACGTGGAGAGCCTCGGAGTGGTGATCGGCGGCTCGGGCAACGGTGAGCAGATCGCCGCGAACAAGGTCGCCGGGGTCCGGGCGGCACTGGCCTGGAGCGTCGAGACGGCCCAGCTCTCGCGGCAGCACAACGACGCGAACGTGATCGCGGTCGGCGCGCGCCAGCACACCCTGGACGAGGCGACCGCGATCGTGGAGGCGTTCCTGACCACGCCGTTCTCCGGCAACGAGCGGCACGCCCGCCGGATCGCCCAGGTCACCGAGTACGAGGAGACCGGCGCCCTGCCGAGCCTGCCCGCCTGA
- a CDS encoding DUF1015 family protein, producing MTVVHPITRAWITTGGTGAQNYDEFADDAEITAIIEANPHSALAIEMPHRAPESLGRSFAESLPDAVARLAEAKADGSYTPADQVVVLYRISSPVDEPGYGMFALVDTDQISTSADEPGLVIRNEDVFIAKVRERVALADATGHLLSPVLLLQTGRGDELHAALAAATDAAGAPAATDIDQAGRTHAIWLLGPGPAQDELRALAGGGELVVADGNHRSLAAQTGGIPRFLSVITTPASVAIQPYNRLVSELTSTPEELLDRLRSAGARVEPVNGAPTVPAPGEPVQLYLAGRTYAVTLPGGDGAAVENLDHALVERVLLRDALGLDPGDKRITYVGGDYPARWLAGEVDRGRAELAVLIAPVTVDDFVAVNLARQKMPRKSTWFTPKARGGLVLAELNA from the coding sequence ATGACGGTCGTACATCCGATCACCCGGGCCTGGATCACCACCGGCGGCACCGGCGCGCAGAACTATGACGAGTTCGCCGACGACGCGGAGATCACCGCGATCATCGAGGCCAACCCGCACAGCGCTCTCGCCATCGAGATGCCGCACCGGGCACCGGAGAGCCTCGGCCGTTCCTTCGCCGAGTCCCTGCCCGACGCCGTGGCCCGGTTGGCCGAGGCGAAGGCCGACGGCAGCTACACCCCGGCGGACCAGGTGGTCGTCCTCTACCGGATCAGCTCACCGGTCGACGAGCCCGGCTACGGGATGTTCGCCCTGGTCGACACCGACCAGATCTCCACCAGCGCGGACGAGCCGGGGCTGGTGATCCGCAACGAGGACGTGTTCATCGCCAAGGTCAGGGAGCGGGTAGCTCTCGCCGACGCGACCGGGCACCTGCTCTCACCCGTACTGCTGCTCCAGACCGGGCGTGGTGACGAGCTGCACGCCGCGCTCGCCGCGGCGACCGACGCGGCCGGGGCGCCCGCCGCGACCGACATCGACCAGGCCGGCCGGACGCACGCGATCTGGCTGCTCGGCCCCGGGCCGGCACAGGACGAGCTGCGCGCGCTCGCCGGCGGCGGCGAACTGGTCGTCGCGGACGGCAACCACCGCAGCCTGGCCGCGCAGACCGGTGGCATACCACGCTTCCTCAGCGTCATCACCACACCGGCGTCGGTGGCGATCCAGCCCTACAACCGGCTGGTGAGCGAGCTGACCAGCACGCCGGAGGAGCTGCTTGACCGGCTCCGGTCGGCCGGGGCCCGGGTCGAACCGGTCAACGGGGCGCCGACCGTGCCGGCACCGGGCGAGCCGGTCCAGCTCTACCTGGCCGGTCGGACGTACGCGGTGACGCTGCCGGGCGGCGACGGCGCGGCGGTGGAGAACCTCGATCACGCCCTGGTCGAGCGGGTGCTGCTGCGGGACGCGCTCGGGCTGGACCCGGGCGACAAGCGGATCACGTACGTGGGGGGCGACTACCCGGCCCGGTGGCTCGCCGGTGAGGTCGACCGGGGTCGGGCGGAGCTCGCCGTGCTGATCGCCCCGGTGACCGTCGACGACTTCGTGGCGGTGAACCTGGCCCGGCAGAAGATGCCCCGCAAGAGCACCTGGTTCACCCCGAAGGCACGCGGTGGCCTGGTGCTGGCGGAGCTGAACGCATGA
- a CDS encoding disulfide bond formation protein DsbA, giving the protein MSERTSATMYFDPACPWAWMTSRWLLEVEQVRPVDVEFRVMSLSVLNEGRELSAEYRESMKKSWGAVRICIAVEQKYGQQAVRDIYTALGTRIHLRKEERGQEMYAAALTDAGLDPALAEVADSTAYDEALRASHEAGMRPVGTDVGTPVIHTPGPVDGETVAFFGPVVTPAPKGEAAGRLWDGVLLVAATPGFYELKRSRTVGPIFD; this is encoded by the coding sequence GTGTCCGAGCGCACGAGCGCCACCATGTATTTCGATCCGGCCTGTCCCTGGGCCTGGATGACCTCCCGCTGGTTGCTTGAGGTGGAGCAGGTCCGCCCGGTCGACGTCGAATTCCGGGTGATGAGCCTCTCGGTGTTGAACGAGGGGCGGGAATTATCGGCGGAATACCGCGAATCGATGAAAAAGTCGTGGGGCGCGGTACGGATCTGCATCGCGGTCGAGCAGAAGTACGGGCAGCAGGCGGTCCGTGACATCTACACCGCGCTCGGCACCCGGATCCACCTCCGCAAGGAGGAACGTGGTCAGGAGATGTACGCCGCCGCGCTCACCGACGCCGGTCTGGACCCGGCGCTGGCCGAGGTCGCCGACTCCACCGCGTACGACGAGGCGTTGCGGGCCAGCCACGAGGCCGGCATGCGTCCCGTCGGCACCGACGTCGGCACACCGGTGATCCACACTCCCGGCCCGGTCGACGGGGAGACCGTCGCCTTCTTCGGCCCGGTAGTCACCCCGGCACCGAAGGGTGAGGCGGCCGGCCGCCTCTGGGACGGCGTACTCCTGGTCGCCGCCACCCCCGGCTTCTACGAGCTGAAGCGCTCGCGCACGGTGGGGCCGATCTTCGACTGA
- the pepN gene encoding aminopeptidase N codes for MRNLTQVEATERARLLDVAGYDISLDLTSGDQAADNRTFRSVTEVRFRCAEPGASTFIELAADSVRSATLNGRPIDLATWSAEKGLTLTDLVGENTLVVDADFAYSASGQGLHRSVDPVDGETYLYSQFETADAQRVFACFDQPDLKSVYTWHATVPAHWRAISNMPVTSEDTNGETKTVHFAESPLMSTYITALCAGPYHEVRYTHDGISMGYYCRASMAQYLDADELHLITTQGFDFFHEQFGVRYPLPKYDQLWAPDFNAGAMENFGCVTHSETHYIFRSQVTDFEHEQRSNTVLHELAHMWFGNLVTMRWWNDLWLNESFAEWASHWANSNATRFTDAWTTFLSVRKNWGYRQDQLSSTHPVYCEMPDLEAVEVNFDGITYAKGASVLKQLVAYVGEEPFRAGLRTYFARYAWGNATFDDLLSELETASGRELRKFAAQWLETSQVNTLRPEVTIDADGNYQRVVVRQEAPADYPTLRTHRIGVGLYDLRDGRLVRRDRLEIDVAGEATELPQLAGVPAPDVLLLNDDDLTYAKLRLDERSMATVVQHVGAFESSLARGLCWAAAWDMVRDAELASRDYVALVLAGLPAETDINLVTQTLRQAASTLAMYADPDWATSGWADLARTARTAVRLAEPGSGLQLAWTRAYASAVRSDEELATIRGWLDGVDVPDGLAIDTELRWTLLRALVANGAAGTAEIDAELAGDRTASGEREAALSRALVPTSQEKAATWAALTGEEALPNWRNRALLQGFQHPAQAELTAPYSARYFESLGRVWASRDSEPAQEFVMLAYPSYQVSAETIAATDEWLAQEGHPAPLRRLVTEGRDGVVRALDARARDAATA; via the coding sequence GTGCGCAACCTTACTCAGGTCGAGGCGACCGAGCGGGCCCGCCTGCTCGACGTCGCCGGATATGACATCAGCCTGGACCTGACCTCTGGTGACCAGGCCGCCGACAATCGCACCTTCCGCTCGGTGACCGAGGTCCGGTTCCGCTGTGCCGAGCCGGGCGCCAGCACCTTCATCGAGCTCGCCGCCGACTCGGTACGGTCGGCAACGCTCAACGGCAGGCCGATCGACCTCGCCACCTGGTCCGCCGAGAAGGGGCTCACCCTGACCGACCTGGTCGGCGAGAACACCCTGGTGGTCGACGCCGACTTCGCCTACTCGGCGAGCGGACAGGGTCTGCACCGCAGCGTCGACCCGGTCGACGGCGAGACGTACCTCTACAGCCAGTTCGAGACGGCCGACGCGCAGCGCGTCTTCGCCTGCTTCGACCAGCCCGATCTGAAGAGCGTCTACACCTGGCACGCCACCGTCCCCGCGCACTGGCGGGCGATCTCCAACATGCCGGTGACCAGCGAGGACACCAACGGCGAAACGAAGACCGTCCACTTCGCCGAGTCGCCCCTCATGAGCACCTACATCACCGCTCTCTGCGCCGGCCCGTACCACGAGGTCCGCTACACCCACGACGGCATCAGCATGGGCTACTACTGCCGGGCCAGCATGGCGCAGTACCTCGACGCCGACGAACTGCACCTGATCACCACGCAGGGATTCGACTTCTTCCACGAGCAGTTCGGGGTCCGCTACCCGCTGCCGAAGTACGACCAGCTCTGGGCGCCGGACTTCAACGCGGGCGCGATGGAGAACTTCGGCTGCGTCACCCACTCCGAGACGCACTACATCTTCCGTTCCCAGGTCACCGACTTCGAACACGAGCAGCGGTCGAACACGGTGCTGCACGAACTGGCGCACATGTGGTTCGGCAACCTGGTCACCATGCGGTGGTGGAACGACCTCTGGCTCAACGAGTCGTTCGCCGAATGGGCCAGCCACTGGGCCAACTCGAACGCCACCCGGTTCACCGACGCGTGGACCACCTTCCTGTCCGTCCGCAAGAACTGGGGCTACCGGCAGGACCAGCTCTCCTCCACCCACCCGGTCTACTGCGAGATGCCGGACCTGGAGGCGGTCGAGGTCAACTTCGACGGCATCACGTACGCCAAGGGCGCGAGCGTGCTCAAGCAGCTCGTCGCGTACGTCGGCGAGGAGCCGTTCCGGGCCGGCCTGCGCACGTACTTCGCCCGGTACGCCTGGGGCAACGCCACCTTCGACGACCTCCTCTCCGAGCTGGAGACGGCCTCCGGCCGGGAACTGCGCAAGTTCGCCGCCCAGTGGCTGGAAACGTCCCAGGTGAACACGCTGCGGCCGGAGGTGACGATCGACGCCGACGGCAACTACCAGCGGGTCGTCGTACGCCAGGAGGCGCCCGCCGACTACCCGACCCTGCGTACGCACCGGATCGGGGTCGGCCTCTACGACCTGCGCGACGGCCGGCTGGTCCGGCGGGACCGGCTCGAGATCGACGTGGCCGGCGAGGCGACCGAGCTGCCCCAGCTCGCCGGGGTGCCGGCGCCGGACGTACTGCTGCTCAACGACGACGACCTGACGTACGCGAAGCTCCGTCTCGACGAGCGGTCGATGGCGACCGTGGTGCAGCACGTCGGCGCGTTCGAGTCCTCCCTGGCACGAGGGCTCTGCTGGGCCGCCGCCTGGGACATGGTCCGGGACGCCGAACTGGCCTCCCGTGACTACGTCGCCCTCGTACTGGCCGGGCTTCCCGCCGAGACCGACATCAACCTGGTCACCCAGACCCTGCGCCAGGCGGCGAGCACACTCGCGATGTACGCCGACCCGGACTGGGCCACGAGCGGCTGGGCCGACCTGGCGCGTACCGCCCGTACCGCGGTGCGGCTCGCCGAACCGGGCAGCGGGCTGCAACTGGCCTGGACCCGGGCGTACGCCTCAGCGGTCCGCTCGGACGAGGAGCTGGCCACGATTCGCGGCTGGCTCGACGGGGTGGATGTGCCGGACGGGCTGGCGATCGACACCGAGTTGCGTTGGACGCTGCTGCGGGCCCTGGTGGCGAACGGTGCCGCCGGGACCGCCGAGATCGACGCCGAGCTGGCCGGGGACCGGACCGCGAGCGGCGAGCGCGAGGCGGCGCTGAGTCGGGCGCTGGTCCCGACGTCGCAGGAGAAGGCCGCGACCTGGGCCGCCCTGACCGGCGAGGAGGCTCTGCCGAACTGGCGCAACCGGGCCCTGCTCCAGGGTTTCCAGCACCCGGCCCAGGCGGAGCTGACCGCGCCGTACAGCGCCCGGTACTTCGAGTCGCTGGGGCGGGTGTGGGCGAGCCGGGACAGTGAGCCCGCGCAGGAGTTCGTCATGCTGGCGTACCCGTCCTACCAGGTGAGCGCGGAGACGATCGCCGCCACCGACGAGTGGCTGGCCCAGGAGGGGCACCCGGCCCCGCTGCGCCGGCTGGTGACCGAGGGCCGTGACGGGGTGGTCCGGGCACTGGACGCCCGCGCCCGCGACGCCGCCACCGCCTGA
- a CDS encoding DUF5130 family protein codes for MMTYSPAEPEPAGRPDVLDGPFSTRQLLRIDEALRLADQGSGLVFTVYVGALDEPVREHAVRLLDQLADPARSVLIAVSPNQRMLEVITGAEARKRIPDRDAKLAALSMVAAFGGGDLAGGIISGLDQLASRAGKA; via the coding sequence ATGATGACGTACAGCCCGGCTGAGCCGGAGCCGGCGGGTCGACCGGACGTGCTCGACGGTCCGTTCTCCACCCGGCAGCTGCTCCGCATCGACGAGGCGTTGCGCCTCGCCGACCAGGGCAGCGGGCTGGTCTTCACGGTCTACGTGGGTGCGCTGGACGAGCCGGTGCGCGAGCACGCCGTACGGCTGCTGGACCAGCTCGCCGACCCGGCCAGGTCGGTGCTGATCGCGGTGTCGCCGAACCAGCGGATGCTGGAGGTGATCACCGGCGCGGAGGCGCGTAAGCGCATTCCGGACCGGGACGCCAAGCTGGCCGCACTCTCCATGGTGGCCGCCTTCGGTGGCGGCGACCTGGCCGGTGGCATCATCAGCGGCCTCGACCAGCTCGCCAGCCGCGCCGGCAAGGCGTAA